A genomic region of bacterium contains the following coding sequences:
- a CDS encoding putative zinc-binding protein, whose product DAYATQNIADKKIPVLSCEGPCIRGEIARLAAHLVTQELPSYARACHGETFFVPHSGTARWVREADKVLMIDGCFLKCHGRVLRGLVGDQRIIHIDALPLYNKYTDIFLTDDVPDEERRAVARQVADKIVATLKNETRSV is encoded by the coding sequence GACGCGTACGCGACACAGAACATCGCCGACAAGAAGATCCCCGTGTTGTCGTGCGAGGGACCATGCATCCGGGGAGAAATTGCCAGGCTTGCTGCCCACTTGGTCACGCAGGAATTGCCGTCGTACGCGCGGGCTTGTCACGGCGAGACCTTCTTCGTGCCTCACTCTGGCACAGCGCGCTGGGTAAGAGAGGCGGACAAGGTTCTGATGATCGACGGGTGTTTCCTGAAGTGCCACGGGCGAGTGCTGAGGGGCCTAGTGGGAGACCAAAGAATCATCCATATCGATGCTCTGCCGCTGTATAACAAGTATACTGACATCTTTCTGACGGACGATGTTCCGGATGAGGAACGCAGAGCGGTCGCACGACAGGTAGCCGACAAGATTGTCGCGACGCTGAAGAACGAAACACGCAGCGTCTGA
- a CDS encoding 4Fe-4S dicluster domain-containing protein codes for MQRDLQRALAKPMRERKWGMVIDTRKCVGCSSCTVACVMENKLPPGVVYRPVIDTEVGDYPNVTRKFLARPCMQCDSPPCVSVCPVGATWKREDGIVEIDYNACIGCRYCITACPYQARTFDFGENWTDPAATGKDGALALETGRRYQTEPSFEYGNEWTRAEGVIPRSPVGNARKCTFCAHRLQAEMLPACVSTCIGRATFFGDLNDPRSLVSELIARNNAVRLKEELGTEPKVYYLV; via the coding sequence ATGCAACGCGATCTCCAGCGGGCACTCGCCAAGCCGATGCGCGAGCGCAAGTGGGGTATGGTCATCGACACGCGCAAGTGCGTCGGTTGTTCCTCCTGCACGGTCGCCTGCGTGATGGAGAACAAGCTCCCGCCCGGCGTGGTGTATCGCCCGGTCATCGACACGGAAGTTGGCGACTACCCGAACGTCACCCGCAAGTTCCTCGCCCGTCCCTGCATGCAATGTGACAGTCCGCCCTGCGTGTCGGTGTGCCCGGTCGGCGCCACGTGGAAGCGGGAAGACGGGATCGTGGAGATTGACTACAACGCGTGCATCGGCTGCCGGTACTGCATCACGGCTTGCCCGTACCAGGCACGGACATTCGACTTCGGAGAGAATTGGACCGATCCCGCGGCGACAGGTAAGGACGGCGCGCTGGCCCTGGAGACGGGGCGCCGGTACCAGACTGAGCCGAGCTTCGAATACGGCAATGAGTGGACGCGGGCGGAGGGGGTCATTCCGCGGAGCCCCGTCGGCAACGCGCGCAAGTGCACGTTCTGCGCCCACCGCTTGCAGGCGGAGATGCTTCCGGCGTGCGTGAGCACGTGCATCGGCCGGGCGACGTTCTTCGGCGATTTGAACGATCCCCGCTCGCTCGTCTCGGAATTGATCGCCCGGAACAACGCCGTGCGACTCAAAGAAGAGTTGGGCACCGAACCCAAGGTCTATTACCTTGTCTAG
- the nrfD gene encoding NrfD/PsrC family molybdoenzyme membrane anchor subunit, which translates to MTKPVKVVLWILWVVLAAFGAVGIADRLLFGHRLSAYTSYVPWGLWVAAYIYFIGLSAGAFLLSSLIYVFGVRRLERIGRLSLYVAVVTLLMALLTIWFDIGHMERFWEVFSRPQFHSMMAWMIWLYTAYFVLLLGELYYAMRRDWTSLSPAQVDHDNRLLRMLGTIGVPLAIAFHGGVGSLFGTVVARDLWHSPIYPLLFLTGALISGGGLITFVVAYLWPSRDEAWRDLTQSLGKIVLGLLAIGVLLEWAEYSIPMWYGVGQEYTRLVYVLFGPYWYVYWGVHVLLGVAIPVVVLWRSRNPYAIGLAGGLIASTYFAERLNLVIPGLVFPELRGLESAYLSHRLSYAYFPSLFEWQVAAGVAAIGVALFYLGYRYLPLVGAHTRLRGVA; encoded by the coding sequence ATGACGAAGCCCGTCAAGGTGGTGCTCTGGATCCTTTGGGTGGTGCTGGCCGCCTTCGGCGCCGTCGGCATCGCGGACCGCCTCCTCTTCGGTCATCGGCTCAGCGCCTACACGAGCTACGTGCCCTGGGGGTTGTGGGTCGCGGCCTACATTTACTTCATCGGGCTCTCGGCCGGGGCGTTTCTGCTCTCGAGCCTGATCTACGTCTTCGGCGTGCGCCGGCTTGAACGCATCGGCCGCCTCTCGCTCTACGTCGCGGTTGTCACCCTCCTGATGGCGCTCCTCACGATCTGGTTCGACATCGGACATATGGAGCGGTTCTGGGAGGTGTTCAGCCGCCCGCAGTTCCACTCGATGATGGCGTGGATGATCTGGCTCTATACTGCGTACTTTGTGCTGCTGCTGGGCGAGCTGTACTACGCCATGCGGCGTGACTGGACGTCGCTCTCGCCGGCGCAGGTGGATCACGATAACCGGCTGTTGCGGATGCTAGGCACGATCGGCGTGCCGCTCGCCATCGCTTTCCACGGCGGGGTGGGATCCCTCTTTGGCACCGTGGTAGCGCGCGATCTCTGGCACAGCCCGATCTACCCGCTGCTGTTCCTCACCGGCGCGCTCATTTCCGGCGGAGGCCTCATCACGTTCGTGGTAGCGTACTTGTGGCCGAGCCGGGACGAGGCGTGGCGGGACCTTACGCAGTCGCTCGGCAAGATCGTGCTGGGTCTCTTGGCGATCGGCGTGCTGCTGGAGTGGGCCGAGTACTCGATCCCGATGTGGTATGGGGTCGGCCAAGAGTACACACGACTCGTATATGTGCTGTTCGGCCCATACTGGTACGTCTACTGGGGCGTTCACGTGCTGTTGGGCGTGGCGATTCCGGTGGTCGTGCTCTGGCGGAGTCGCAACCCCTATGCCATCGGCCTGGCCGGTGGCCTCATCGCCTCCACCTACTTCGCGGAGCGGCTCAATCTGGTGATCCCCGGCCTGGTGTTTCCGGAGCTTCGGGGGCTCGAGTCCGCGTATCTGAGCCATCGCTTGAGTTACGCGTACTTCCCGAGCTTGTTCGAGTGGCAGGTGGCCGCGGGGGTTGCGGCGATCGGCGTCGCGCTTTTCTATCTCGGCTACCGCTACCTACCGCTCGTCGGTGCGCACACGCGCCTGAGGGGGGTGGCATGA
- a CDS encoding molybdopterin-dependent oxidoreductase: MQTLYDPYRIRKVLKRAGPRGSGTWKAIPFEQAIAEITAGGKLFAETGEQRDVPGFKDVFVLRDGALSKAMSDDVTAIRAGKMTVDAFKTKYREHLDVLIDPEHPDFGPKNNQFVFLGGRISPDRELFAQRFTYGGLGSANWYAHTTICEQAHHVAFQYATAQWKEDKGKFSWAKGTNHMKPDYTQAEFVIFWGTGFAEANFGPPPLSPQVTQAVVDGKLKIAVIDTRLSKSAAHGWWIPVKAGGDFALAMGMMRWILEQGRYDAKFLRNANKAAAVAGGEKSWTNATWLVNAKNGKLVKAADLKLGDANQFVALVDGTPTAVNPDDDKSPVIGDLDVATILETVEVKSGFRLLKEAALAHPLEFYAEESGLDLETVERLAREFTAHGKKAAIDFYRGPIKVTYGYYAAQAIIALNYLIGNVDWKGGLVPGGGAWNAIGDKPGQPYDMKKLHAKALTAFGVKLTREGSGPYETSTLFKQDGYPAKRPWFPFTSDVYQEVIPAAYAGYPYPVKILWLHYGTPAMATPAGHLQIKMLQDTDKIPLFIATDIVIGETSMYADYIFPDITYLERWGNPLGTSPATITKTTKIRQPVAAPVPEIVSVDGESLPISMDAIMIAVAKGVGAPGYGPNGFGPGLDFNRPEDFYLKMVANVAWGDKDGDAVAEASDAELALFRKARRHLPPAVFDEAKWTRAAGQKFWRRVVYVLNRGGRFEAAAKAYSGAYAGHAWGKLLALYVEPVGSAKHSITSERLSGVPQFERMKHLDGKLVEAPPEYDLALTTYKEIFGTQSRTVGNYAGQQALLPENFIYLNKLDATRLGLRDGDIARVVSPTFNGEFDVTPGMTSRVEGKVKAISGLRPGTIAVSFHFGHWAYGANDVTIDGVRIPGDKTRRTGLSTNPAVLVDGYLKDVCLTDPIAGDSVFNGTSVKLVKIASGHATGMPRAGYLNEGPRMSLAQPKDADDAQWVAQEALKVAQGRSRSGDLQAHVARRVRRAQ; the protein is encoded by the coding sequence GTGCAGACGCTGTACGATCCTTACCGCATCCGCAAAGTCTTGAAGCGGGCCGGGCCCCGCGGCTCGGGCACATGGAAAGCCATCCCGTTTGAGCAGGCGATCGCCGAGATCACGGCCGGCGGCAAACTGTTCGCGGAGACCGGCGAACAGCGCGACGTGCCGGGTTTCAAGGACGTGTTCGTCCTCCGGGACGGTGCCCTGTCCAAGGCGATGTCAGATGACGTCACGGCCATCCGCGCGGGGAAGATGACCGTGGACGCGTTCAAGACTAAGTACCGCGAGCATCTGGATGTGCTGATCGATCCGGAGCACCCCGACTTCGGCCCCAAGAACAACCAGTTTGTGTTCCTCGGCGGCCGGATCAGTCCGGACCGGGAGCTCTTCGCGCAGCGGTTCACGTACGGAGGGCTCGGATCGGCCAACTGGTACGCCCACACCACAATCTGCGAGCAGGCCCACCACGTGGCGTTCCAGTATGCGACCGCCCAGTGGAAGGAGGACAAGGGCAAGTTCAGCTGGGCCAAGGGTACCAACCACATGAAACCCGACTATACGCAGGCCGAGTTCGTGATCTTTTGGGGCACCGGGTTCGCGGAAGCCAACTTCGGCCCGCCGCCTCTGAGTCCCCAGGTCACGCAGGCCGTCGTGGACGGTAAACTGAAGATCGCCGTGATCGACACGCGACTGTCAAAGAGCGCCGCCCACGGCTGGTGGATTCCGGTCAAGGCCGGCGGAGATTTCGCGCTCGCGATGGGCATGATGCGCTGGATCCTCGAGCAGGGCCGTTACGACGCGAAGTTCCTCCGCAACGCCAACAAGGCGGCCGCTGTGGCGGGCGGCGAGAAATCTTGGACCAACGCCACGTGGCTCGTGAACGCCAAGAACGGTAAACTCGTCAAGGCCGCCGATCTCAAGCTGGGCGACGCGAACCAGTTCGTGGCGCTTGTGGACGGTACCCCGACGGCCGTGAATCCGGACGATGACAAATCGCCGGTGATCGGCGATCTCGATGTCGCGACTATCCTCGAGACCGTGGAGGTCAAATCGGGATTCCGTCTGCTGAAGGAAGCCGCGTTGGCGCACCCGCTCGAGTTCTACGCCGAGGAGAGCGGGCTCGACTTGGAGACCGTCGAGCGGCTCGCGCGCGAGTTCACTGCCCACGGCAAGAAGGCCGCGATCGACTTCTATCGCGGCCCCATCAAGGTCACGTATGGCTACTACGCGGCGCAGGCCATCATCGCCCTCAACTACCTCATTGGCAACGTCGACTGGAAGGGCGGATTGGTCCCCGGGGGCGGGGCCTGGAACGCGATCGGCGACAAGCCGGGGCAGCCCTACGACATGAAGAAGCTGCACGCCAAGGCCCTCACCGCGTTCGGGGTGAAGCTGACCCGCGAGGGCAGCGGGCCGTACGAGACCTCGACGCTGTTCAAGCAGGACGGCTATCCGGCCAAGCGTCCGTGGTTCCCGTTTACCTCGGACGTCTACCAGGAGGTCATCCCCGCCGCCTACGCCGGCTATCCGTATCCCGTCAAGATCCTGTGGCTCCACTACGGCACCCCGGCCATGGCCACGCCGGCGGGGCACCTGCAGATCAAGATGCTGCAGGATACAGACAAGATTCCGCTCTTCATCGCCACTGACATCGTGATCGGCGAGACGAGCATGTACGCCGACTACATTTTCCCGGACATCACGTATTTGGAGCGCTGGGGCAATCCCCTCGGGACCAGCCCCGCGACCATCACGAAGACGACGAAGATCCGTCAGCCGGTGGCCGCGCCCGTGCCCGAGATCGTGTCCGTCGACGGCGAATCGCTGCCGATCAGCATGGACGCCATCATGATCGCTGTGGCCAAGGGCGTCGGCGCACCGGGCTACGGCCCGAACGGTTTCGGGCCGGGCCTCGATTTCAACCGGCCGGAGGACTTCTACCTCAAGATGGTGGCCAATGTGGCCTGGGGCGACAAGGATGGCGACGCGGTCGCGGAAGCAAGCGACGCCGAGCTCGCGCTGTTCCGGAAGGCCCGACGCCACCTGCCTCCGGCGGTCTTTGATGAGGCGAAATGGACGCGCGCCGCGGGGCAGAAGTTCTGGCGGCGGGTGGTCTACGTGCTGAACCGCGGTGGCCGGTTTGAGGCGGCAGCCAAAGCGTACAGCGGCGCGTACGCGGGCCATGCTTGGGGCAAGCTCCTCGCCCTCTACGTGGAGCCGGTCGGTTCTGCCAAACACTCGATTACGAGCGAGCGCCTCTCGGGCGTCCCTCAGTTCGAGCGAATGAAGCACCTCGACGGCAAACTGGTGGAGGCCCCGCCGGAGTACGACCTCGCGCTGACCACGTACAAGGAGATTTTCGGCACCCAGTCGCGGACGGTCGGCAACTACGCCGGCCAACAGGCACTGCTGCCGGAGAACTTTATTTACCTCAACAAGCTGGACGCCACCCGCCTCGGATTGCGGGACGGGGATATCGCGCGGGTCGTCTCCCCCACGTTCAATGGCGAGTTCGACGTGACTCCGGGCATGACGTCCCGCGTCGAGGGCAAAGTCAAGGCCATCAGCGGACTTCGTCCGGGTACCATCGCCGTGTCTTTCCACTTCGGGCACTGGGCGTACGGTGCGAACGACGTGACGATCGACGGAGTGCGGATCCCCGGGGACAAGACCCGCCGGACCGGTCTGTCGACAAACCCCGCGGTCCTGGTCGACGGTTATCTGAAAGACGTCTGCCTCACCGACCCTATCGCAGGCGACTCTGTGTTCAATGGGACCAGCGTCAAGCTCGTGAAGATCGCAAGCGGACATGCGACAGGCATGCCGCGGGCCGGCTATTTGAACGAAGGACCGCGCATGAGCCTGGCTCAGCCCAAGGATGCCGATGATGCGCAGTGGGTGGCACAGGAGGCTCTCAAGGTCGCCCAAGGGCGGAGTCGCTCTGGCGACTTGCAAGCTCACGTCGCCCGGCGAGTTCGCCGGGCTCAGTAA
- a CDS encoding carboxymuconolactone decarboxylase family protein encodes MEVKVPEHYKRFQRQHPEIWQAYDRLGTAVHGAGPLDAKTRELVKLALTIGSRHEGGVHAHTRLALQHGASPDEIRHAVFLALTTLGFPAMMAASSWVEDILSDAGKAHA; translated from the coding sequence ATGGAGGTGAAGGTGCCTGAGCACTATAAGCGGTTTCAGCGCCAGCACCCGGAGATCTGGCAGGCCTACGATCGACTTGGAACCGCCGTTCACGGTGCCGGACCACTGGACGCGAAGACCCGCGAACTCGTGAAACTCGCGCTGACCATCGGCAGTCGGCACGAAGGCGGCGTCCACGCCCACACGCGACTCGCCCTGCAGCATGGCGCCTCACCGGATGAAATCCGCCACGCAGTGTTCCTTGCGCTGACGACGCTGGGGTTCCCCGCGATGATGGCCGCCAGCAGCTGGGTCGAGGATATCCTCTCCGACGCTGGAAAAGCCCACGCCTAG
- a CDS encoding FtsX-like permease family protein has protein sequence MTTYVLSQFRGRAGRALGVIIGVALGAALFVAISSLGSGFREAARRPLAGVAADIVLTRTAGAAETSAQSQRTRGIRAPFGTAFFSAADVGAIARADGVASISAALQLWDFGPTSYTTVLGLDLSQTGVGPARALRSGLVAGRALAPGERGVAVADRHYAAFFELKPGDAVTIGGRRFAVVGVAEQRESSQAATANLYVPLTDAQSLAGVAPGDVNQVYVRLVDAGRADAVVEHLKQQLGRVSAVTEDSLLQVMGGIGRISARFAAVAAVVGVLGGLVLTWLSLSGSVTERTPEIGLMKALGWRTRDVARAFLLEAAVMAASGGVVGVAAGVAGAWILGRLPLLPPATAPTQGLVGLAAATPVTNPVTLPITVGAASVGLALLIAVGGGTLAGWLAARRAASLKPADAFRRS, from the coding sequence GTGACGACCTACGTCCTCTCGCAGTTTCGCGGGCGCGCGGGGCGCGCGCTGGGCGTGATCATCGGCGTGGCGCTCGGCGCGGCACTGTTCGTCGCCATCTCGTCCTTGGGGAGCGGGTTCCGGGAGGCCGCGCGGCGGCCCTTGGCGGGCGTGGCCGCGGACATCGTGCTGACCCGCACGGCCGGCGCGGCCGAAACGTCGGCGCAGTCGCAGCGAACGCGGGGTATCCGCGCCCCGTTCGGGACGGCCTTCTTTTCGGCGGCCGACGTGGGCGCGATCGCCCGCGCCGATGGCGTCGCTTCCATCTCCGCCGCGCTCCAACTGTGGGACTTTGGTCCGACGAGCTACACGACGGTCCTAGGCCTCGATCTCAGCCAGACCGGCGTCGGGCCGGCGCGGGCGCTGCGGAGCGGTCTCGTCGCCGGACGGGCGCTTGCACCCGGAGAGCGCGGCGTCGCGGTGGCGGACCGCCACTACGCGGCGTTCTTCGAACTCAAGCCGGGGGATGCGGTCACCATCGGAGGCCGGCGGTTCGCGGTCGTCGGCGTGGCCGAGCAGCGGGAGAGCAGTCAGGCCGCGACCGCCAATCTCTACGTGCCGCTCACCGATGCGCAGAGTCTGGCCGGTGTGGCGCCGGGGGACGTCAACCAGGTCTACGTGCGCCTTGTCGATGCCGGACGCGCGGACGCCGTCGTCGAGCATCTCAAGCAGCAGCTGGGCCGAGTGAGCGCCGTCACGGAGGACAGTCTCCTCCAGGTGATGGGCGGCATCGGCCGGATCTCGGCCCGATTCGCGGCCGTCGCCGCGGTGGTCGGCGTCCTGGGCGGGCTGGTGCTGACGTGGCTGTCCCTGAGCGGGTCCGTCACGGAGCGTACACCGGAGATCGGTCTCATGAAGGCACTCGGCTGGCGGACGCGAGACGTCGCGAGGGCATTCCTCCTCGAAGCGGCCGTGATGGCCGCATCCGGCGGTGTCGTCGGCGTCGCCGCGGGCGTGGCCGGGGCATGGATCCTCGGACGGCTACCCCTGCTCCCGCCGGCGACTGCGCCCACGCAGGGTCTCGTGGGGCTTGCCGCGGCAACGCCGGTCACGAATCCGGTCACGCTCCCGATTACCGTGGGCGCCGCCTCCGTGGGGCTCGCGCTGCTGATCGCGGTTGGCGGAGGCACGCTCGCCGGATGGCTCGCGGCGCGGCGCGCCGCGTCGCTCAAACCGGCGGACGCGTTCCGCAGGAGTTAG
- a CDS encoding ABC transporter ATP-binding protein: MSELLRAESVRKSFGRVGAVQGVDLRVDDGESLAIVGRSGSGKSTLLNVLAGLEAVDEGRIFYRGQDITTMDEDALALWRRSHVGLVFQAFHLIPTLSALENVAFPLYPDRMPVAERRRLAMDRLEQVGLVDRATHRPAELSGGEQQRVGIARALVHGPDLVLADEPTGNLDSQTGEEILALFRRLQADSGIALVIVTHDDKVAKSAGRVVRMADGRIVEAAEAGVVS, translated from the coding sequence ATGAGTGAGCTTCTCCGTGCCGAAAGCGTGCGGAAGTCGTTCGGCCGAGTGGGTGCCGTGCAGGGGGTCGACCTTCGGGTCGACGACGGCGAGAGCCTCGCGATTGTCGGCCGGTCCGGATCCGGCAAGAGTACGCTGCTCAACGTCCTGGCGGGTCTCGAAGCCGTCGACGAGGGGCGCATCTTCTACCGGGGCCAGGACATCACGACGATGGACGAAGATGCCCTCGCGCTATGGCGGCGCAGCCACGTCGGGCTGGTGTTCCAGGCCTTTCACCTGATTCCGACGCTCTCCGCCCTCGAGAACGTAGCCTTCCCCCTCTATCCCGATCGGATGCCTGTCGCGGAGCGACGGCGTCTGGCGATGGACCGCCTCGAGCAGGTCGGCTTGGTGGATCGGGCAACCCACCGGCCCGCGGAGCTCAGCGGCGGGGAGCAGCAGCGGGTGGGGATCGCCCGCGCGCTCGTGCACGGGCCGGACCTGGTCCTGGCCGATGAGCCTACCGGCAACCTGGACAGCCAGACCGGTGAGGAGATTCTCGCGCTCTTTCGCCGCCTCCAGGCCGACAGCGGAATCGCGCTGGTGATCGTGACACACGATGACAAGGTGGCCAAGTCCGCCGGGCGGGTGGTCCGGATGGCCGACGGACGGATCGTCGAGGCGGCCGAGGCGGGGGTTGTGTCATGA
- a CDS encoding FtsX-like permease family protein, protein MNLSFVWAELSRRPARTLAGLLSVSVGVALFISLAAYATAYREAARFPLTEIGANVVAQRQGTVPKAFRGIVLPHSTAPIHRSEVDAVRSLPGVQEVGEAIFFWDFEPGGFVIGMGLDPASAVADRMRAGLRAGRFLRTGDHDVAVVDATYAAQQHLTIGGTVDVGGKSVTAVGIVETAQAGQLVEANLYLPLADARALVAAAPNVRAVHDIRADDDDILYVRTDPAHTVSVAAQLTQLLGKTAIVTTPRSFEEVLGSTFALIDRFGALVGAAGLVVAMAGLLRAAAAGLWERRRDIGLMRAVGWRRRDVIAQVAVETLILTALGEVVGLGLAAVVAWGLRWTRVMIPVPWEVMPTPHFLPGGAAQVAVTVPLDARIHAAATLGPLAAGLIGGMLVSTWVARRAAAVKPAEVWRHE, encoded by the coding sequence ATGAATCTGTCATTCGTCTGGGCTGAGTTGAGCCGGCGGCCGGCGCGCACCCTCGCGGGCCTCCTGAGCGTCAGCGTGGGCGTGGCGCTCTTCATCAGTTTGGCGGCCTACGCTACCGCGTACCGGGAGGCCGCGCGGTTCCCGCTCACGGAAATCGGCGCGAACGTGGTGGCGCAGCGGCAGGGAACGGTCCCGAAAGCGTTCCGGGGCATCGTGCTGCCGCACTCGACCGCCCCGATTCACCGGTCCGAAGTTGATGCTGTTCGATCCTTGCCGGGTGTGCAGGAAGTCGGTGAGGCGATATTCTTCTGGGATTTCGAGCCCGGCGGGTTCGTTATCGGCATGGGTTTGGATCCGGCCTCGGCGGTCGCGGATCGGATGCGGGCGGGCCTTCGCGCAGGCCGGTTTCTTCGCACCGGCGATCATGACGTCGCCGTGGTGGACGCAACGTACGCCGCACAGCAACACCTGACGATCGGCGGAACAGTCGACGTCGGCGGAAAGTCGGTCACGGCCGTCGGCATCGTCGAGACGGCACAGGCGGGACAATTGGTTGAAGCCAACCTGTATTTACCGCTGGCCGATGCACGCGCGCTGGTTGCGGCCGCGCCTAACGTGCGGGCCGTGCACGATATCCGGGCCGACGATGACGACATCCTCTACGTTCGCACCGACCCGGCCCACACGGTGAGCGTCGCCGCGCAGCTCACGCAGCTGTTGGGAAAGACGGCGATCGTCACGACGCCCCGCTCGTTCGAGGAGGTCCTCGGGTCCACGTTCGCCTTGATCGACCGCTTCGGCGCACTCGTGGGCGCCGCCGGCCTCGTGGTAGCGATGGCCGGTCTCTTGCGGGCGGCGGCGGCCGGCTTGTGGGAGCGCCGGCGCGATATCGGGCTCATGCGCGCCGTCGGGTGGCGCCGGCGGGACGTGATCGCACAGGTGGCTGTTGAGACGCTGATCTTGACGGCGCTCGGGGAGGTGGTCGGCCTCGGTCTCGCGGCAGTCGTGGCGTGGGGACTGCGGTGGACCCGGGTCATGATCCCGGTGCCTTGGGAAGTGATGCCGACACCGCACTTCTTGCCCGGCGGCGCGGCGCAGGTGGCCGTCACAGTGCCGCTCGATGCCCGGATTCATGCGGCCGCCACGCTGGGGCCGTTGGCCGCGGGATTGATTGGAGGGATGCTCGTGAGTACGTGGGTCGCCCGGCGGGCCGCCGCGGTGAAACCGGCGGAGGTGTGGCGTCATGAGTGA
- a CDS encoding MarR family transcriptional regulator gives MNTSHPTTPAALRLQRQMTSLIRAFGLHRPDLTPCGHPMGVSAAHALMELASGHPLTLNELTARLHLQKSTVSRLVDQLVLRRWVRRTPHPKDGRAILLQLSDAGQEVAQRVDASRAAKFAAVAAKMNGTELDSVLRALEVLVRAIDEHTSRAQRKRDDESVIRLG, from the coding sequence ATGAACACGTCGCACCCCACAACGCCGGCCGCCCTGCGGCTCCAGCGACAGATGACCTCCCTGATCCGGGCGTTTGGCCTGCACCGGCCTGATCTGACTCCATGCGGCCATCCGATGGGTGTATCGGCCGCCCACGCCCTCATGGAGCTGGCCTCGGGCCATCCGTTGACCCTGAACGAGTTGACGGCCCGTCTGCATCTGCAGAAGAGCACCGTGAGCCGCCTTGTCGATCAGTTGGTGCTGCGGCGCTGGGTGAGACGAACCCCGCATCCGAAAGACGGCCGGGCGATACTCCTTCAACTGAGCGATGCAGGCCAAGAGGTTGCGCAGCGAGTGGATGCCTCACGCGCGGCAAAATTCGCTGCGGTGGCTGCCAAGATGAACGGGACCGAGCTTGATTCGGTGTTGAGGGCTCTTGAGGTGCTCGTAAGGGCGATCGATGAGCATACATCACGTGCCCAGCGAAAACGGGACGATGAATCTGTCATTCGTCTGGGCTGA